A single Micromonospora sp. CCTCC AA 2012012 DNA region contains:
- a CDS encoding ATP-binding protein — MTQLTGQPATDDDVVHLTVPADGGYLGVLRTATAGLAARLQFALDEIEDLRIAVDEACAMLLAIATRDAELECRFAVTDDALSVEVTVPTVRGTTLPSESSFAWKVLTALTTGASARAADGRATISLLTRRASGY; from the coding sequence GTGACTCAACTGACTGGCCAGCCAGCGACCGACGACGACGTGGTGCACCTCACCGTGCCCGCCGACGGCGGCTATCTCGGCGTGCTCCGCACCGCCACGGCGGGCCTCGCGGCCCGGCTGCAGTTCGCCCTCGACGAGATCGAGGACCTGCGGATCGCGGTCGACGAGGCGTGCGCCATGCTGCTCGCCATCGCCACCCGGGACGCCGAGTTGGAGTGCCGCTTCGCGGTCACCGACGACGCGCTCTCCGTCGAGGTGACCGTGCCGACCGTCCGGGGCACCACGCTGCCGTCCGAGTCGTCCTTCGCCTGGAAGGTGCTGACCGCGCTGACCACGGGCGCCTCCGCCCGGGCGGCCGACGGCCGGGCCACCATCTCGCTGCTCACCCGCCGCGCCTCCGGCTACTGA
- a CDS encoding GNAT family N-acetyltransferase — MVHELADYERAPEQCHLTVEQLTTALFAPAPALYGHVAVDRADEPIGFALWFLNFSTWEGVHGIYLEDLYVRPAARGTGAGRLLLATLAAVCVERGYRRLDWSMINWNPAAGFYAAIGATPLDEWVPYRLTGEALHGLAAAATAAPRRTAD; from the coding sequence ATGGTGCACGAACTCGCCGACTACGAGCGCGCGCCGGAGCAGTGCCACCTCACCGTCGAGCAGCTCACCACCGCCCTCTTCGCGCCGGCGCCGGCGCTGTACGGGCACGTCGCGGTGGACCGGGCCGACGAGCCGATCGGCTTCGCGCTCTGGTTCCTCAACTTCTCCACCTGGGAAGGCGTGCACGGCATCTACCTGGAGGACCTCTACGTCCGCCCGGCCGCCCGGGGCACCGGGGCCGGCCGGCTGCTGCTGGCCACCCTCGCCGCGGTCTGCGTCGAGCGGGGCTACCGGCGGCTCGACTGGTCGATGATCAACTGGAATCCGGCCGCCGGCTTCTACGCCGCCATCGGCGCCACACCGCTCGACGAGTGGGTGCCCTACCGGCTCACCGGGGAGGCGCTGCACGGCCTCGCGGCCGCCGCGACGGCCGCGCCGAGGCGTACGGCGGACTGA
- the sodN gene encoding superoxide dismutase, Ni: MRLPRILSPRVTANAHCDLPCGVYDPAQARIEAESVKMICEKYQANTDPEFRTRAILIKEQRAELVKHHLWVLWTDYFKPAHFEKYPHLHQLFNEATKAAGAAGAKGATDPAKADELLQKIDEISKIFWETKKA; the protein is encoded by the coding sequence ATGCGACTTCCCCGCATCCTTTCGCCCCGTGTGACCGCCAACGCGCACTGCGACCTGCCGTGCGGCGTGTACGACCCGGCGCAGGCCCGGATCGAGGCCGAGTCGGTCAAAATGATCTGCGAGAAGTACCAGGCGAACACCGACCCGGAGTTCCGCACCCGCGCCATCCTGATCAAGGAGCAGCGGGCCGAGCTGGTGAAGCACCACCTCTGGGTGCTCTGGACCGACTACTTCAAGCCGGCCCACTTCGAGAAGTACCCGCACCTGCACCAGCTCTTCAACGAGGCCACCAAGGCGGCCGGTGCGGCCGGCGCCAAGGGTGCGACCGACCCTGCCAAGGCCGACGAGCTGCTCCAGAAGATCGACGAGATCTCGAAGATCTTCTGGGAGACCAAGAAGGCGTGA
- a CDS encoding S24 family peptidase, whose translation MRIEEDPAAPELRGPLVPVLVTGPSMVPTLRHGDAVLVRTGGRAVRAGDVVVAVFRSRPDLLVVKRAVRRQDGGWWVRGDNDLVTDDSRAYGVADVRGRVVARYWPRPGLLRNRPGR comes from the coding sequence GTGCGGATCGAAGAAGACCCGGCCGCCCCCGAGCTGCGCGGTCCACTCGTACCGGTGCTGGTCACCGGCCCCTCGATGGTGCCGACCCTGCGCCACGGGGACGCCGTACTGGTGCGCACCGGGGGGCGGGCGGTCCGCGCCGGCGACGTCGTGGTCGCGGTCTTCCGCAGCCGCCCCGACCTGCTCGTGGTCAAGCGCGCGGTCCGCCGGCAGGACGGCGGCTGGTGGGTACGCGGCGACAACGACCTGGTCACCGACGACTCCCGGGCGTACGGGGTGGCCGACGTCCGGGGTCGGGTGGTGGCCCGCTACTGGCCCCGCCCCGGCCTGCTGCGGAACCGGCCCGGCCGGTGA
- a CDS encoding NAD(P)-dependent malic enzyme: MSSSTVDPADPVFRLHVGGKMAVTSTVPLTSREDLSLAYTPGVARVCEAIAADPALADDYTWVSHTVAVVTDGSAVLGLGNIGPRAALPVMEGKAVLFKQFAGVDAVPICLDTQDVDEIVATVKALAPSFGGINLEDISAPRCFEVERRLDEELAIPVFHDDQHGTAIVVLAALRNAAALLNRKLGDLRVVVSGAGAAGVAVTKMLIAGGVNPDQVVVCDSKGIIGRHRELTGTKAELAELTNAEGRQGDITEALRGADVLIGVSGGQIPEAAVVGMAPGGIVFALANPTPEVHPEVAARHVAVVATGRSDYPNQINNVLAFPGVFRGALDARATRITEGMKVAAADAIAGVVAESLTAEAIVPSPLDPRVAPAVAEAVAEAARRDGVARR; encoded by the coding sequence ATGTCTTCGTCCACCGTGGACCCCGCTGATCCCGTCTTCCGCCTGCACGTCGGCGGCAAGATGGCCGTCACCTCGACCGTTCCGCTCACCAGCCGGGAGGACCTCTCCCTCGCGTACACCCCCGGGGTGGCGCGGGTGTGCGAGGCGATCGCCGCCGACCCCGCCCTCGCCGACGACTACACCTGGGTGTCGCACACCGTCGCCGTGGTCACCGACGGCTCGGCCGTACTCGGTCTGGGCAACATCGGCCCGCGCGCGGCGCTGCCGGTGATGGAGGGCAAGGCGGTGCTGTTCAAGCAGTTCGCCGGCGTGGACGCGGTGCCGATCTGCCTGGACACCCAGGACGTGGACGAGATCGTGGCGACGGTCAAGGCGCTCGCGCCCTCGTTCGGCGGGATCAACCTGGAGGACATCAGCGCCCCGCGCTGCTTCGAGGTGGAACGCCGGCTGGACGAGGAGCTGGCCATCCCGGTCTTCCACGACGACCAGCACGGCACCGCGATCGTGGTGCTGGCCGCGCTGCGCAACGCTGCCGCCCTGCTCAACCGCAAGCTCGGCGACCTGCGGGTCGTGGTGAGCGGCGCCGGCGCGGCGGGCGTGGCGGTGACGAAGATGCTGATCGCCGGGGGAGTGAACCCCGATCAGGTGGTGGTCTGCGACTCCAAGGGGATCATCGGCCGGCACCGCGAGCTGACCGGGACGAAGGCGGAACTGGCGGAGCTGACCAACGCCGAGGGCCGCCAGGGCGACATCACCGAGGCGCTGCGCGGCGCGGACGTGCTGATCGGCGTCTCCGGCGGTCAGATCCCCGAGGCGGCGGTGGTCGGGATGGCCCCCGGCGGGATCGTCTTCGCGCTGGCCAACCCCACCCCCGAGGTGCACCCGGAGGTGGCCGCCCGGCACGTGGCGGTGGTGGCCACCGGGCGCAGCGACTACCCCAACCAGATCAACAACGTGCTCGCCTTCCCCGGCGTCTTCCGGGGGGCGCTCGACGCCCGCGCCACCCGGATCACCGAGGGGATGAAGGTGGCCGCCGCCGACGCGATCGCGGGCGTGGTCGCCGAGTCGCTGACGGCCGAGGCGATCGTGCCGTCCCCCCTGGACCCCCGGGTCGCCCCCGCGGTGGCCGAGGCGGTCGCCGAGGCGGCACGCCGCGACGGCGTCGCCCGCCGCTGA
- a CDS encoding zinc-binding dehydrogenase, protein MRIMRAAYASAFDADNPLTALTVGDRPEPTHPQDDWVTVQVRASSLNHHDLWSLRGVGLTADQLPMILGCDAVGTDPDGNEVVIYPVVPTPGDPRGVSILSEHFQGTFAERVAVPRMNLLPLPTGLAAADAACLPTAWLTAWRMLTTRGRIDEGESVLVQGAGGGVATAAVALAVALGKRVYATSRDAAKRERITELGATALEPGARLPERVDVVIETVGAATFEHSMKSAAPMARIVVSGATSGHEPKVNLRRVFAMQLEILGTSMGTPAELTELLAFCAEHEVRPVIDSVVPFSRIEEAFARLASGEVFGKIVIDHTA, encoded by the coding sequence GTGCGGATCATGCGTGCCGCCTATGCCTCGGCCTTCGACGCCGACAACCCGCTCACCGCGCTCACCGTCGGCGACCGTCCCGAGCCGACCCATCCCCAGGACGACTGGGTCACCGTGCAGGTCCGGGCCAGCTCGCTCAACCACCACGACCTCTGGTCGCTGCGCGGCGTCGGGCTCACCGCCGACCAGCTCCCGATGATCCTGGGCTGCGACGCGGTCGGCACCGACCCGGACGGCAACGAGGTGGTCATCTATCCGGTCGTCCCCACCCCGGGTGACCCGCGCGGGGTCTCCATCCTCTCCGAGCACTTCCAGGGCACCTTCGCCGAGCGGGTGGCCGTACCCCGGATGAACCTGCTGCCGCTGCCGACCGGCCTGGCGGCGGCCGACGCGGCGTGCCTGCCCACGGCCTGGCTGACCGCGTGGCGGATGCTCACCACCCGGGGCCGGATCGACGAGGGCGAGTCGGTGCTGGTCCAGGGGGCGGGCGGCGGCGTCGCGACCGCGGCCGTCGCGCTCGCCGTGGCGCTCGGCAAGCGGGTGTACGCGACCAGCCGCGACGCCGCCAAGCGGGAGCGGATCACCGAGCTGGGGGCGACCGCGCTGGAGCCCGGCGCCCGGCTCCCCGAACGGGTCGACGTGGTGATCGAGACGGTCGGCGCGGCCACCTTCGAGCACTCGATGAAGTCGGCCGCGCCGATGGCCCGGATCGTGGTCTCCGGGGCCACCAGCGGTCACGAGCCCAAGGTCAACCTGCGGCGGGTCTTCGCCATGCAGCTGGAGATCCTGGGCACCTCGATGGGCACCCCCGCCGAGCTGACCGAGCTGCTCGCCTTCTGCGCCGAGCACGAGGTACGCCCGGTGATCGACAGCGTGGTCCCGTTCAGCCGTATCGAGGAGGCCTTCGCCCGGCTCGCCTCCGGCGAGGTCTTCGGCAAGATCGTCATCGACCACACCGCCTGA
- a CDS encoding alpha/beta hydrolase family protein — protein sequence MLRSRTPALVAAALLTVGLAGCSTDAAPAPRSAPAGPPKATTPAPRVPAGHAPTESFAVGVRQLTLNRGGDRALPVTVWYPAEGAAGGAAKRGVRAADGRFPVVMFSHGLGARPEDYQVLLARWAAAGFVVAAPRFPHTGAGGDGNVLDVLNQPADVSYVLTRVLALDAEAGDPLKGRLATDRVAAAGHSAGGVTTIGLFTAGRDERLDAGVVFAGTGLGVGTAFAGAAAPQLFVHGEADEVVNYAAGKAVYDAVPWPKAMLSLPKGDHGRALLTDGKALRVVSDTTVEFLRWTLYGDAAAKERLPADAARGNLATLDDHL from the coding sequence ATGCTCCGAAGCCGTACCCCCGCCCTGGTCGCCGCCGCGCTGCTCACCGTCGGTCTGGCGGGCTGCTCGACCGACGCCGCGCCGGCCCCGCGCAGCGCCCCGGCCGGGCCGCCGAAGGCGACCACCCCGGCCCCCCGGGTGCCCGCCGGGCACGCCCCGACGGAGTCCTTCGCGGTCGGCGTACGCCAGTTGACGCTGAACCGGGGCGGTGACCGCGCCCTGCCGGTGACCGTCTGGTATCCGGCCGAGGGTGCGGCGGGCGGCGCGGCGAAGCGCGGGGTACGGGCCGCCGACGGCCGGTTCCCGGTGGTGATGTTCAGCCACGGGCTGGGCGCCCGGCCGGAGGACTACCAGGTGCTGCTGGCCCGCTGGGCGGCGGCCGGTTTCGTGGTCGCCGCGCCCCGGTTCCCGCACACCGGCGCCGGTGGGGACGGCAACGTGCTCGACGTGCTCAACCAGCCGGCCGACGTGTCGTACGTGCTGACCCGGGTGCTCGCCCTCGACGCCGAGGCCGGCGATCCGCTGAAGGGCCGGCTGGCCACCGACCGGGTCGCCGCGGCCGGGCACTCGGCCGGCGGGGTGACCACGATCGGGCTCTTCACGGCGGGCCGGGACGAGCGGTTGGACGCCGGGGTGGTCTTCGCCGGCACCGGGCTCGGGGTCGGCACCGCCTTCGCCGGGGCCGCCGCCCCGCAGCTCTTCGTGCACGGCGAGGCCGACGAGGTGGTGAACTACGCGGCCGGCAAGGCGGTCTACGACGCGGTGCCGTGGCCGAAGGCCATGCTGAGCCTGCCCAAGGGCGACCACGGTCGGGCCCTGCTCACCGACGGCAAGGCGCTGCGGGTGGTCTCCGACACCACCGTCGAGTTCCTCCGCTGGACCCTCTACGGCGACGCGGCGGCGAAGGAGCGCCTCCCCGCCGACGCCGCCCGCGGCAACCTCGCCACCCTCGACGACCACCTGTGA
- a CDS encoding nucleotidyltransferase domain-containing protein, protein MDIDGLPGRQLAAIDEVVRVARAAGIAVWLRGGWAMDFHLGEVTRPHVDVDWYCWRADADRLAALLTARGWRPDPRMPVATQLDLLRDDVELSVAYLDRDAAGRVVVGAGPWTGTPLPDGMLDAPPGRIGALTAPVIAVAAQIEFKEMFPVWMPERPRRPKDTTDLARLRAARPAEPN, encoded by the coding sequence ATGGACATCGACGGGCTGCCCGGGCGGCAACTGGCGGCGATCGACGAGGTGGTACGCGTCGCCCGGGCGGCCGGGATCGCGGTGTGGCTGCGCGGCGGCTGGGCGATGGACTTCCACCTCGGCGAGGTGACCCGGCCGCACGTGGACGTCGACTGGTACTGCTGGCGGGCCGACGCCGACCGGCTCGCCGCGCTGCTCACCGCCCGGGGCTGGCGACCCGACCCCCGGATGCCGGTGGCGACGCAGCTCGACCTGCTCCGCGACGACGTCGAGCTGAGCGTCGCCTACCTCGACCGGGACGCCGCCGGGCGGGTGGTGGTGGGCGCCGGGCCGTGGACGGGGACGCCGCTGCCGGACGGCATGCTGGACGCCCCGCCCGGCCGGATCGGGGCGCTCACCGCACCGGTGATCGCGGTGGCCGCGCAGATCGAGTTCAAGGAGATGTTCCCGGTCTGGATGCCGGAGCGACCCCGCCGCCCGAAGGACACCACGGACCTCGCCCGGCTGCGCGCCGCCCGGCCCGCCGAGCCGAACTGA
- a CDS encoding acetate/propionate family kinase, giving the protein MSRVLVLNCGSSSVKYRLYDGETIRAKGTVERVGEPGGGPADHETAVRQILDGLDLAGLDAVGHRVVHGGRRFTQPVEIDDAVFTAIEELVPLAPLHNPANLAGIRVAREALPDVPQVAVFDTAFHHTLPEAAATYAIDRETARRYDIRRYGFHGTSHAYVSKRTAELLDRPYGELNTITLHLGNGASACAVEGGRSVATSMGMSPLEGLVMGTRSGDLDPTIIFHLRREAGMAVDQIDDLLNHRSGLLGLTGVNDMREVLARRADGDAAAALAFDVYRRRITGYVGAYYALLGRVDAITFTAGVGEHSPEVRAASLAGLERLGVAVDPARNEGSGDRVISPDGAEVAVCVIGTDEEREIARETRAVVADHH; this is encoded by the coding sequence ATGAGCCGGGTTCTCGTGCTCAACTGCGGGTCGTCGTCGGTGAAGTACCGCCTCTACGACGGTGAGACGATCCGCGCCAAGGGCACGGTCGAGCGGGTCGGCGAACCGGGCGGCGGTCCGGCCGACCACGAGACGGCGGTCCGGCAGATCCTGGACGGGCTGGACCTGGCCGGGCTGGACGCGGTCGGGCACCGGGTGGTCCACGGCGGGCGGCGCTTCACCCAGCCGGTCGAGATCGACGACGCGGTCTTCACCGCCATCGAGGAGCTGGTGCCGCTCGCCCCGCTGCACAACCCGGCGAACCTGGCCGGCATCCGGGTGGCCCGGGAGGCGTTGCCCGACGTGCCGCAGGTGGCCGTCTTCGACACCGCGTTCCACCACACGCTGCCCGAGGCCGCCGCCACGTACGCCATCGACCGGGAGACCGCCCGGCGGTACGACATCCGCCGCTACGGCTTCCACGGCACCTCGCACGCGTACGTCTCGAAGCGCACGGCGGAGCTGCTGGACCGCCCGTACGGAGAGCTGAACACGATCACCCTGCACCTCGGCAACGGGGCGAGCGCCTGCGCGGTCGAGGGGGGCCGGAGCGTGGCCACCTCGATGGGCATGTCCCCGCTGGAGGGCCTGGTGATGGGCACCCGCAGCGGCGACCTCGACCCGACGATCATCTTCCACCTGCGCCGCGAGGCCGGGATGGCCGTCGACCAGATCGACGACCTGCTCAACCACCGCAGCGGCCTGCTCGGCCTGACCGGGGTGAACGACATGCGCGAGGTGCTGGCCCGCCGGGCGGACGGGGACGCCGCGGCGGCGCTCGCCTTCGACGTCTACCGCCGCCGGATCACCGGCTACGTCGGGGCGTACTACGCCCTGCTCGGGCGGGTCGACGCGATCACCTTCACGGCCGGGGTGGGCGAGCACTCCCCCGAGGTCCGGGCAGCTTCGCTGGCCGGGCTGGAGCGGCTCGGCGTCGCCGTGGACCCGGCGCGCAACGAGGGCAGCGGCGACCGGGTGATCTCACCGGACGGCGCGGAGGTGGCGGTCTGCGTGATCGGCACCGACGAGGAGCGGGAGATCGCCCGGGAGACCCGGGCCGTGGTGGCGGACCACCACTGA
- the pta gene encoding phosphate acetyltransferase, whose amino-acid sequence MVVVARSVYVTSVGSGGGKSTIALGLAELLSRQVDRIGAFRPLVSGTGPDPILALLTDRYRVELPVDDLHGSSYAEANALVADGRREELISRIVERYRDVERRCPAVVVVGSDFADGDGAGPRELAFNARLATEFGSVVVPVIDGYGQEPEAIEAAARGAYHDLADLGATVLAVIANRVPGPMTLPELPVPTYAIPEVPTVSAPTVAEVAAALGATLLAGDDAALGRDVLDYVVGAAHVPTLLDHLTEGALVITPGDRADLLVAASAAHVAGQVSVAGLVLTLGEQPDPRAMRLVEGLNTGLAVLSVASDSYDTVAASSRIEGRPSAENPRKVEAALGAFERCVDTVDLARRLRVSRSERVTPLMFEYDLIDRARSARRRLVLPEGAEERILRAAEILLRRGVADLTLLGRPDDIARRTRELGIDVGDAEVVDPQTSPWRDEFAEAYAKLRAHRGVTVELAHDIVAQPNYFGTMMVQTGHADGMVSGATHTTAATIRPAFEIIRTVPGVSVASSVFFMLLADRVLVYGDCAVNPDPDAAQLADIAISSADTAARFGIEPRVAMLSYSTGSSGAGADVEKVAAATKLVRERRPELLVEGPIQYDAAIDPQVAATKLPDSEVAGRATVFIFPDLNTGNNTYKAVQRSAGAVAVGPVMQGLRRPVNDLSRGATVPDIVNTVAITAIQASAGEAS is encoded by the coding sequence GTGGTCGTCGTGGCCCGCAGCGTCTATGTGACCAGCGTGGGGTCCGGCGGGGGGAAGTCGACCATCGCCCTCGGCCTCGCGGAACTCCTCTCCCGGCAGGTGGACCGGATCGGCGCGTTCCGGCCGCTGGTCTCCGGCACCGGACCCGATCCGATCCTCGCCCTGCTCACCGACCGTTACCGGGTGGAGCTGCCGGTCGACGACCTGCACGGCAGCAGCTACGCCGAGGCGAACGCGCTGGTCGCCGACGGGCGACGGGAAGAGCTGATCTCCCGCATCGTCGAGCGCTACCGGGACGTGGAGCGACGCTGCCCGGCCGTCGTCGTGGTGGGCAGCGACTTCGCCGACGGGGACGGGGCCGGCCCGCGTGAGCTGGCCTTCAACGCCCGGCTGGCGACCGAGTTCGGCAGCGTGGTGGTGCCCGTGATCGACGGGTACGGCCAGGAGCCGGAGGCGATCGAGGCGGCGGCGCGCGGGGCGTACCACGATCTGGCGGACCTGGGCGCGACGGTGCTGGCGGTGATCGCCAATCGGGTGCCGGGGCCGATGACGCTGCCCGAGCTGCCCGTGCCGACGTACGCCATCCCGGAGGTGCCGACCGTGTCGGCGCCGACGGTGGCCGAGGTGGCGGCGGCGCTCGGCGCCACCCTGCTCGCCGGTGACGACGCGGCGCTCGGCCGGGACGTGCTCGACTACGTGGTCGGCGCGGCGCACGTGCCGACCCTGCTCGACCACCTGACCGAGGGCGCGCTGGTGATCACCCCCGGCGACCGGGCCGACCTGCTGGTCGCGGCGAGCGCCGCGCACGTCGCCGGGCAGGTGTCGGTGGCCGGCCTGGTGCTGACCCTCGGCGAGCAGCCCGACCCGCGGGCGATGCGGCTGGTCGAGGGGCTGAACACCGGGCTCGCGGTGCTCTCCGTGGCCAGCGACAGCTATGACACGGTCGCCGCGTCCAGCCGGATCGAGGGGCGGCCCAGCGCCGAGAACCCGCGCAAGGTCGAGGCCGCGCTCGGCGCCTTCGAACGCTGCGTGGACACCGTCGACCTGGCCCGCCGGCTGCGGGTCAGCCGCAGCGAACGGGTCACCCCGCTGATGTTCGAGTACGACCTGATCGACCGGGCCCGGTCGGCCCGGCGCCGGCTGGTGCTGCCGGAGGGCGCCGAGGAGCGGATCCTGCGCGCGGCGGAGATCCTGCTGCGCCGGGGCGTCGCCGACCTGACCCTGCTCGGCCGCCCCGACGACATCGCCCGACGCACCCGGGAACTCGGCATCGACGTCGGCGACGCCGAGGTGGTCGACCCGCAGACCAGCCCGTGGCGCGACGAGTTCGCCGAGGCGTACGCGAAGCTGCGCGCCCACCGGGGCGTCACCGTCGAACTGGCCCACGACATCGTCGCCCAGCCCAACTACTTCGGCACGATGATGGTGCAGACCGGCCACGCCGACGGCATGGTCTCCGGGGCCACCCACACCACGGCCGCCACCATCCGTCCCGCGTTCGAGATCATCCGGACCGTGCCGGGCGTCTCCGTCGCGTCCAGCGTCTTCTTCATGCTGCTCGCCGACCGGGTGCTGGTCTATGGCGACTGTGCCGTCAACCCCGACCCGGACGCCGCCCAGCTCGCCGACATCGCGATCTCCTCGGCCGACACGGCGGCCCGGTTCGGCATCGAGCCGCGGGTGGCGATGCTGTCGTACTCCACCGGCAGTTCCGGGGCGGGCGCGGACGTGGAGAAGGTCGCGGCGGCCACGAAGCTGGTCCGCGAGCGCCGCCCGGAGCTGCTGGTCGAGGGCCCGATCCAGTACGACGCGGCGATCGACCCGCAGGTCGCGGCGACGAAACTGCCCGACAGCGAGGTGGCGGGCCGGGCGACGGTGTTCATCTTCCCGGACCTCAACACCGGCAACAACACGTACAAGGCGGTGCAACGCTCGGCGGGGGCGGTGGCGGTCGGCCCGGTCATGCAGGGCCTGCGGCGGCCGGTCAACGACCTGTCCCGGGGCGCGACCGTGCCCGACATCGTGAACACGGTCGCGATCACCGCGATCCAGGCGTCCGCCGGGGAGGCGTCATGA
- a CDS encoding DUF998 domain-containing protein, producing the protein MEPGTRKPPQDAVTVRRLRLGVGAVGIALPVVLIVGHLLVARRPVLLDSLSGYYHSELRDVFVGALCAIGVFLISYRYRRPDDVLSTVAGLLAITVALCPTTVGVPAASTDGTDRTVGVLHQVAAAALFLLLAVFCLFLFTRPDRAGVPPSRAANRFYRACGLLILVAIGLALASAVLPADVRHTLKPVLWCETVAVIAFGAAWVAKSDALLRSAELPDEPPVDAGPVVTPAAS; encoded by the coding sequence GTGGAGCCCGGAACCCGCAAACCGCCGCAGGACGCGGTGACCGTCCGCCGACTGCGTCTCGGCGTCGGCGCCGTCGGCATCGCACTGCCGGTCGTGCTGATCGTGGGCCACCTCCTGGTCGCCCGCCGACCCGTCCTGCTCGACTCGCTCAGCGGCTACTACCACTCCGAGCTGCGGGACGTCTTCGTCGGCGCCCTCTGCGCGATCGGGGTGTTCCTGATCAGCTACCGCTACCGCCGGCCGGACGACGTGCTGAGCACCGTCGCCGGCCTGCTGGCGATCACGGTGGCCCTCTGCCCCACCACGGTCGGCGTGCCGGCCGCCAGCACGGACGGCACCGACCGGACGGTCGGCGTGCTGCACCAGGTGGCCGCCGCCGCCCTCTTCCTGCTCCTCGCCGTCTTCTGCCTCTTCCTCTTCACCCGGCCGGACCGGGCCGGGGTGCCGCCCTCCCGTGCGGCCAACCGGTTCTACCGCGCCTGCGGCCTGCTCATCCTGGTGGCGATCGGGCTCGCGCTGGCCAGCGCCGTGCTGCCCGCGGACGTCCGGCACACGCTCAAGCCGGTGCTGTGGTGCGAGACCGTCGCCGTGATCGCCTTCGGGGCGGCGTGGGTGGCGAAGAGCGACGCGCTCCTGCGCTCGGCCGAACTCCCGGACGAGCCGCCGGTCGACGCCGGCCCGGTCGTCACGCCCGCCGCCTCCTGA
- a CDS encoding DUF6104 family protein → MYFTDRGIEELVERRGEEQVSLEWLGERLRDFVDLNPEFETPVERFATWLARLDDEDED, encoded by the coding sequence ATGTACTTCACCGACCGCGGTATCGAGGAACTGGTCGAGCGCCGGGGCGAGGAGCAGGTCAGCCTGGAGTGGCTGGGCGAGCGCCTGCGGGACTTCGTCGACCTCAACCCGGAGTTCGAGACCCCGGTCGAGCGTTTCGCCACCTGGCTCGCCCGCCTCGACGACGAGGACGAGGACTGA